Genomic DNA from Cucurbita pepo subsp. pepo cultivar mu-cu-16 chromosome LG13, ASM280686v2, whole genome shotgun sequence:
TTAACAACTGTCAAGAGTCCTgattggaattgaaatttatatccaCAATTGAAgtcatttcataaaattaggtgattcaaatcaaacataaagtgaatgaagaaaaaaaaagaaattaaaagaggCAAAATGTAGAATTGAATGGGCGACGCCTTGCACTATCATGAGAAAAACACGTGGAGGGAAACATTCATCAAATACATAGACGGCAATGAAAAGGAATCTGAATAAATTTCGTAAAAGTtgagaaataattaatttatatgtcTAACTCTGTTCTCAAACTTTTATAGATgttaatgaattatttatttatgaataattattatattggTGATTAATTGTCTAAGAGACCATTATTTGTGATATAAttgttaataaatgaaaatgaaataaaattcaatagattaaaattatttaattaataaaaaatttaataaatttttctattaattatctaaaattaaactatgcaataatattgtttgaggtacctcaaaaaaaaaaaaaaaaaaaaggtcNATTTCAATAGCATTTTGATACCAAAGTTATTAATTCATAGGTATCTTATTCAATGATAtcccaaacaaaataattcatcaaTTAGATGTATCTATCATAGAACAAAAATTAGATGGGTTGTTTTCTGGTTGAATTAGCAACGTTCTCCCCttctttatcttaaaatttaaacgaaGTTTATTGGTAGGTCTACAAGATGTCATGATTTTTGTTTACGTCGGTATTTGAAGTTGTTTTTGAACCATAAGGTGAATTTCGTTCCCACTCATCTCCACGATTTGCTCTCTTAACCCTGACAACATCTTAAGAACGGTACTCATTTTGCTTGCACATTTTCCTCCTTTTGTAAGTGttgctaattttttaattttcaacgtAAAAAATAATCTTGGTTAGGTCTATCACAATAGATGCATTTTCCAACACCAACACCAACTTTGATTGTTCTATTTTTCGGCCGCACCAGAAGAACCTTGTCTTTTTGAGGTAGgaacttaataaaaatatcaaataaaatcatgacaaaatagataaaaatggTCAAAGTCTTTCAGCCCCATCACTCTCCAAGGGgttgtaaagaaaaagaaaaaaaaaagaagaagaaaaaaatagagtggATGTTAGGttttttagggaaaaaaagggttagaaaatCGTTTTCAACATTCAAATACGTTCATAGCATTTTCTTGGCTAAGCATCCTATATAAAAATTGCTTAGAATGATGTGCACTATTGATCTGGACTTTTAAAAGATCAAAaccgataaaaaaaaaaaaaaaaaaaaaaaaaaaaNGAAGAACCAAAGATATAATTTATGGGTTCAAGAATATCATTTTCTCATATATTTGAGCGTTTAAGTGAAAGAATACTTATGAAAATTGTTCTTATAGTTTAGGGGATTATTTTGAACAAATCATGTCAAGAAAGtcaagagagaaaatgctTGAAAGATATGTTTTCAATTAAGGtcatgcattttattttttcatagttcacaaaattgaatgaaattaatttttttggattgcTCGATTGGACTTCTTCAAGTAATATTTATAGGGATCGGCAGAAAATGCTAGCATATGAACATACTTTTACGTAGGtggttagaatatgcatgattatgaatttatgaGGGCAATTTTGGATAAGAATGCATCGTATGGTAAAGGAAAATTATGAGAATGCCACTTTGATGAGATTGTATGATGcatgttattttaatgttttcacTAGGCTAGAAAAGATGATGAGATGCTGtaattttcttctccctgTTGAGCTTGGTTGACTGTTTAGATAATGTATATCGTGCTTTTGGTgattgataaaattatttcccTAACCAAGTGTACATGAAAATGTAGGATAAATTTAGGTGATTTATTGTGACATAGTTATCTAGATTAGAGTGTTAGAGTTTGCCTTGTTAAATGATGACCTAGGTCAGAATGCTTTCAGTAGATCGAATGCTTTAAAATCGTGAGTGACGATTAGGAGTCTAGACCCTAGTGCTCCTAGACCCAGATAAATTAAGGAGTTAATATAAAAAGTCCACATTTTAAGTCACTTAAACGTCATAAGAACCTAGTAGACCTCCATAGCACCTAGGATCTAAGGTTGCTGTCAAGACCACTAATAGTGTGCTCCGATATCCCAATGTCCCAATAACGTTATCAACGACCTAGGTTAGATCTGAATACCCCCCACCAAGCGATAAGCCCATAGGAAGGGTCTCTAGTTAACCTTATCCAATAATGTTTAGAGAGAAACTAAGTTGTTGTATAATATATGATGAAGTTACGCCGCAACCAAGGACGTCGGTCATTCACTACCTAGGTACAACAAGTTATCTAAGTCTAAGtacaaaaaaattgagtaatCTAACTAGACTTTAAGGAGTAAGAGTCAGACAAGAGGATCACTCAAAACTTTAAGACCTTCCTAAAGACTCAGATAGCTATAGAGATTATGCATGAACTTCCTAGAGCTTAGAAAAAAGTTAGCCTTTTCTATGTGCAATGAAAGTCTACAGGGTGTTTTTTATACTTGTcctatttttcatctttttttcaaGTGACTCATGACCACTAGTTGACGTAAAAGAGTATTCGAGAGCTGTGCAATTACATAGTGGGATCGTCTCAGGACGTCAGTCTTGTATGTCTATTTTGCAtcctttatattttgtttaaaatcgTACCTCAAATCTATTCGTGGTTTGTAATAAACTTGAAAACACCGGTTTATAATTAGACttcagtttttttaattatgcaaaattttacttttattatatttacttATGTTTGAGTTCTAGATTCCAAGCTTCAAAAATTgagttataatattttatttattaaaccaAGTACTTTTCTGTGAATTTAAACTCCTATACACTCAACTCAAatgagtatattttttttttaataattaaaatccttaaataaaacatcatttattgtactaaatacttaattattgaacttaaaaacaaaatttttgttttgtaattggTATATAAGATTTAAGTTACATTATTATCGTTCGTATATTCACACTAACTTTCATTTGGATacgtaaatatatatatttttgggtACTTTAATacattcaacaaattttatattactCATGGTACTTTCCAtccatcaaaatttattaataataattaaaatgattctaaaatttataaggaaaaattgaacaGTAAAATAGCTGAGATTACGTTAAAAAACAATAGTTGTTCCGATGTCCGGAAACCTAATGCTCTTAggattttaattacttttatgaCACAGTTTCTAttggaaactaaaaaaaaaaaaaaaaaaaaaaaaaaaaaaaaaaaaaaaaaaaaaaaaaNCGGCTGTTGGTCGTCTCCTCTGCCGCAGCCGTCATCTTCTTTTATGCATGTTTATGTCCTTCAATCGCATCTCCAACTCCAAATCCctcattttctcttcttctcttctttctcaaaGATGAAGTAAAACCCACAAATTTCCATTACCAATTTCCTAATTTAACCAAAGCCAAGCAGAGTTGAGCCTCATCTTTTCTGAAGCTCCACAGTTGAATGTGGTCTCCCGCTTTCAATCCAGTGGCTTCCACCAACGCATTCCACTGCGTCATCAAGCAATACGTATCACTGCTTCCTAttttccacttcttcaagCATATGTTACTTTCTCCACCAACATCATCTATTATCACCACGTTCATCCCtctcttgtttttgttgtcaTGTTCGTTTAGAAATCTCCTCTCCTCCTCTGTCGTAAAATCGAAACGGAGTTTATTTATGGGGAGGGACAATCGGCCATGGTTCTTGCTTACATCTGTATGTTGTAGTTGTTTTTGAACCACTAACTCAATTTGGCTCCCACCCATCTCCACTATTCGCTCTCTCAGCCCCGCTAACATGTCAGGAGTCGATGGGTACTCTGTTTTCTTGAGCATCTTCCTCCTCACAGGTGCTTTGGTTGGGGGCGTCTTCCTCTTACGGGTGTTgctaattttttcttcaatatcaGAAACAGCCTTCGAAAGGTATATCAGAATCGAAGCAGCTTGCAACGCAGGTTCGGTTTCTTGCTTTATTTGTTCTCTCCTCTGGATGGAGCAAGATCCCCGTCTTCTTTTGGGTATGTAAATTTGGTTTAAATCTGGAACACTAACCTCCATTCTCTACCTTCTCAACTCTTAATCACAGATACTCCGAAATTCAAACAGATATGAATTGGTGTTTGTAGAAGAAATTGGAGGTGATGAGTACTTACTAATCTCCCAATTCTCTTGCAAAATCTAATTTCCTATTTCTATTGGATTTGAATTCCTTTTATCACTAAGTTCCTAAAATCTAGTtaaggaaattttgatttaaattccTTTTATCACTCACTCTTCAAATGTCTATtaggaaaattttaagatacGAACCAGCTAGttgttcttattattattattattttcctttttccgtTTTTCATCTCTCCTAGTGTAAATTTGTAATCTCTcataaaaattatgtattcaaacttattaaaattattgttcatatatttgaattaaattgaGTTTACGctaaacttttcaatttttatattacaaaattgtttatttaaaaaatgttttatttgtgtCTATTAACgtaaattttaagaaagtttgttattagacacaaaattaaaatatataattaaaaaatatattaaaattttattattgggtagaaattttgtttatacaaaattaaaaagtttaataaccATTTATtccatatttattatatttttttaacaaattgagTAACTTCAGAGTTCGGatgagaaaggaaaaaataatcGTTTGCATATACTCATACATACGTAGTAACAattattacatattttttttcaatctaaaGTAAAAGGCTTTCGTcttcaaaactaaaaaatggacgtgattattcatttatctcattattttcttaattgaaaattacatAATGTTCTTCCATGGTAACTGAATGAagcagaattttttttgttcttgcatGGGTCACTAAAAAACTgagtatatataattaatcagtcaaaacttttaaattttttttttttattacgtGCAATGCTAATtatcaaaaatttaattttatatcaatatgtcttaaattttaagagtttttttttatggcaCTAATTAGTATGAATATgcaattgaataataaaactatacatatttattttaaaaatcaaatacaagTAATGATgatttgataataataataataaatggtttaatattaaaaaacaagagtaaaaatagataaaaatagaGTGAAGGAAGTTGAAGATTAATTACTATACTATAAAAACATATCTTTAAAACGTTTTTTTAGTTAACTGTACTTTTAAATTGGAGTTTTGTTAGTATCATTGTTTCATGATTCTGTTGGTCTATTGATTGCCTAATTATGGATAAATGGATTACACCCTTGTGTAAGACTTGAAGcctcaaattcatcatctCTCCCAAAGCTCCAAAGTTGGATGTGGTCTACAACTACGAGGGCAGACGCTTCCACCAATGAATTTCACTATGTCATCATTGCTTTCGATTTTCCACTTCTTTAATCATATGCTACTCTCTCGACTAAGGTGATGTATTATCACTAACTTCATTCCCTTCTTGTTCACTCAACAACTTCCTCTCCTCCTCCCTCTGTAGTAAAATCGAAAAGGAGTTTAGTACTAAAATCGAAAGGAGTTTATATGCAGGCAAGCACAAGCCGCCGTGGTTCTTGCCTACGTCTATATCTTGGAGTTGTTTTTGAACCACTAGgtgtatttttgtaataacacaaaagtaaataaagaaataaacaaataaaaataattataaaatagttaaaataataatattaataataattaattaattaaaaaaaaaaacaatctttCTCCACTCATCTCCACTGACCTCTCatccttcccacaattatctctcctcaatcCATCCTTACCCCATAAAGTAACAATTActgcaaaaggaaaaaaaaaaataacctttACCTAGTTGAGATTCACAGGAGATTTACGTGGAAGATAGATCTAATgaataaggtatatattaaatcttcattttcttttatcctatttttttataaatcacaaccaattataGTTAGATCGAATTATtatgagttagaaactaaatgtcaatcatttatacgattctaatcaaatgaatagattaaagatagaatgaccAAGAAAACTTATGAATAGGAAACACTCagataagaaaagatttgaaaacatagatcactagaaatttggaatgcATGGGaacaaattaaaaggaaacagataaaaaaaaaagatttgggaattaaaaaccacaaactaaatatagaagGAAATGTAAACACATTGGGTAAATAAAGAGAATAGTAAAGCTcagaataacttgaaatagctGTATCTACTTTCTTATACGAGagtatgaaaaataagatttttaataaaaatataattatagatatataatattttaggcttttaacaatggaccaatgtaaattagagaaataatgttgtagagttcaaacctgaaactaatgtcatgggctcatataggttgactcggatttcaaaggacgaaatcgaactttaattaaagatatattcgtgacaacgacttaagctagccaggtaagtgaccttactatcggcatggttatattttgatgttgacacgtgccctgtggttctgcacgtgtcatatatattgatatgtgtgaatNNNNNNNNNNNNNNNNNNNNNNNNNNNNNNNNNNNNNNNNNNNNNNNNNNNNNNNNNNNNNNNNNNNNNNNNNNNNNNNNNNNNNNNNNNNNNNNNNNNNNNNNNNNNNNNNNNNNNNNNNNNNNNNNNNNNNNNNNNNNNNNNNNNNNNNNNNNNNNNNNNNNNNNNNNNNNNNNNNNNNNNNNNNNNNNNNNNNNNNNNNNNNNNNNNNNNNNNNNNNNNNNNNNNNNNNNNNNNNNNNNNNNNNNNNNNNNNNNNNNNNNNNNNNNNNNNNNNNNNNNNNNNNNNNNNNNNNNNNNNNNNNNNNNNNNNNNNNNNNNNNNNNNNNNNNNNNNNNNNNNNNNNNNNNNNNNNNNNNNNNNNNNNNNNNNNNNNNNNNNNNNNNNNNNNNNNNNNNNNNNNNNNNNNNNNNNNNNNNNNNNNNNNNNNNNNNNNNNNNNNNNNNNNNNNNNNNNNNNNNNNNNNNNNNNNNNNNNNNNNNNNNNNNNNNNgctatgataagttagagaatgatatgactatgaagtgtttacgttattacttgtttatgatatgatacattgtgatgcaatatgtcatggtatgatgtgtatatgatgaaatgttatgttaaaagcatagaacgttatgttagggctcttaaattgtgtgtatacaacatgatatgaatgacatgaaatataaccccgttagaattatgtatgatttgagaacggaagaatgagaaacgatatgatataaatgatgaacgatatctgaaacgatgtgaaaaatgatatgatatgtacttaatgctagcggggttgtattaaaggataatgaaaaggggcccagcggtgtgtgcgaactgactggtgagcccatactcgcacgtatgggttgtgtgtagagtatatggtacacatccaagttgtCCAATTAGAATAAGTATCATAGGAAAATAATAGACCGATAGGTCCCGTCATAGCATTTTGCATGTTCTTGTTGCATAAacccgatagggggtcacttactgagtattctagaaatactcaagcctcgtgctactatatttttcagataaaggcaaggcacccatgtgagaTCGACGGCGGCATCGCACATCCCGGGatcgtggcacatgcataggatagttgcttTCCACTTcgtagtataggttagtataggttgaattcccgtttgcatcattagtataggttggTATATGTTGAATTGTAATTGCATAATAAATCACAGGGTAGTATAAGGCATTTATTTCagtgttgttcttttttctttctttcccttgtattcGTTGTTCCCGAGGTACTAAAAGGCAAACTTATGTCGCACTTATGATAAGAGCCCATTTAAAGTAAAGACCACATTTAaggtatagtaatgacctgagattaaataggtaaaatttagggtcgtgaGTACAGAGCCAAGTTACAGatcttgtagactagcctacgatgtaggcttgACATGTTTCATGGTCCCATCGTCAATGCCCCGTCTCGGTCAAGTATGActtgcataagataagaaaataaaatgttgttGATTGCATATGTTGTTATTGCTTGGTCATTATAActcataattgaatttttacaCAAATGACTATATCATAATTGACTACATTATTGTTAgcttaattctatatttattataatgtagaatatgttatattttacCTTGCATGGAATGTGAAGGTAAATTATGGTATTGATGATGTTTAGATTTACTGAGGTTGGTACAGTGAATGGGTAGCTATAGTTTTAGTAAGCTATTAAATGTTAGTGTATACGTGGAAATAATTTTGCTAAGGAATGTCATAagtttaaaacgtgtatactTAAATTGATTGGTGAATGACATAAGTGTCTTTAATGGAAGTTGAGCTTTGGAAGTATGAGATGTAGAAAACTTTCCTGCCTTaattaaagttgaaaataataaaataataataataataataataataatacaactGTAATTATGGAAGTTGTGAGGTGATTTAAAAGTATCGAGCAACCGTTTGGATGAGACGTTACTATCAtagtcaaaattttagaggtaTATGGAGAGGGACTACTATATGAGATTGTCAAGAtaccttaaatttaagaaaccatGATTTAAGATGAACTTGGGTGGGGGATACACGAGGATTAGAGGGACATTGTCTCTAACTCAACTAGAAGTTTTGTGATAATCCTCCTTAGAGTACACGAATGCACTCAGAAAGctcaacataaacaaattgttgtaGAAAATTACCAATCAATTTTTCCTAACAATGTCAACCTAGTTAAAAGGTATTATCGTAATTAAAGTTTCAAGACCgttattttaagtttgattttcaagtatCCCAAATTTTATGGCATCTCATGATATGTACCATGCTTATATAATACCACCAAATTCGACTTGACCACAAATCAAATACGGTAAGTCATTTGTAGATCCATATGATATACTAGTGCATTCAATTTGCATTGGAATAGGGTGGAGTTTTTAACGAGTTTcatgtcatgattttgacTCTAAAAATTTACTAGAATTGGGGTAGGTAGCCAAAAGAGAAGAAGTATtacaaatttcttgattttacAGGGAAAAATAGACAAATTTGTATATGGAATTCATCTAAAAAGATGAGACATTAACCGTGAACCAAATCAAGTGGACACTTACAAACAATACAAATACAGACAATaatgaagaaaggaaaacaattttttttttttcattctttttcattattaaaaatatagttgAAAACATTCCTCTAATGAATTCTGAACTTCTATAGTAAATAGATTATGCAGAATTGTGATAAGTCAAATATTGTAAAGTCTTAGTATCTATTACCGGTCAGAATTGGACTATAACGAAATTTCGGTCTATACCAGCACTGTAATATCTTATTGGGGAGGAAGATTAGAACCAGAGATTAATCGAGAAGCAAAGATATATACGTGTGTGAGTAGGAAACAGAAAACGTTGAAATTCACAAGTGACTCATgacaatttttgtttcatcaatttttttttttttttttttttttttttttttttttNTAGTGACTCATGACAAATAAACGTTGAAATTCACAATGACGGCAGGCACCAGACGACGTCGATAATGGAAGAGTTGATGGAGGAGAAGACGTCAGATTTAGGGGAGATTCGGGAGGAGGGGTGGTGTGGACAACATAGGAATTAGAGACATTGGAGCAGAGGAAGCAGAGATGAAGCATGTTTTTTGAGTCTGTCGTTTTAATAAACTTCTTCCTTACTAGTTAAATGGATAGGTT
This window encodes:
- the LOC111808725 gene encoding B3 domain-containing protein At2g31420-like; this translates as MEVSVPDLNQIYIPKRRRGSCSIQRREQIKQETEPALQAASILIYLSKAVSDIEEKISNTRKRKTPPTKAPVRRKMLKKTEYPSTPDMLAGLRERIVEMGGSQIELVVQKQLQHTDVSKNHGRLSLPINKLRFDFTTEEERRFLNEHDNKNKRGMNVVIIDDVGGESNICLKKWKIGSSDTYCLMTQWNALVEATGLKAGDHIQLWSFRKDEAQLCLALVKLGNW